In the genome of Drosophila pseudoobscura strain MV-25-SWS-2005 chromosome 3, UCI_Dpse_MV25, whole genome shotgun sequence, one region contains:
- the LOC4804254 gene encoding endoplasmic reticulum metallopeptidase 1 isoform X2 — MSSDAEEKEAQIQFSVQLLFDQLSALRPSERLPPIEAVQPVSGTMSVSGSDKSVRRRVITPTSDPHNTDPLLRQRNSHLYENKPNGCERAFVEYNKIKWFWAPAFFGFWLLLYVAISIPACHRLPRPLSIKDEAKYPDRFIAERAELNLQHLVALGPRVVGSKENEMGAVKVLSGSVQKIRSGLGSANDIEVDVQVASGSYVHWTMINMYQSIQNIVVKVSPKGTNSTTYLLVNSHYDSVPGGPGAGDDGSMVATMMETLRVLAQSKQALKHPVVFLFNGAEENPLQASHAFITQHKWAKNCKALINLDSAGNGGREILFQSGPNHPWLMKSYRRAIKHPYASTMAEEMFQNNFIPSDTDFRIFRDHGAVPGLDMAYQYNGYVYHTRFDRPEIFPRGSFQNTGDNLLALVREIANSQELEDTSKHAEGHTVYFDVMGWFLVFYTETEGIILNVIVSLVAIGTCLYAFKLMASNSGIKLEKIFKRVMHTFVVQLFAVITAVTLTVFLGWFMDLVHLPMSWFTHSWLILGLYFTTFIFGLAIVPALYYHYTQHDKLPIGQRVQMLLHCHCLFLAIFTIVLTICGVRSVFVLMLSCLFYTMALIINLATKLHSKDVAWVIPHIICGVPPFVFFAYFSHGFFLTFIPMFGRFGENVNPDLVVAVFSIAVGLLTCGFIVPVLHLFRKSKTIICALLAITFVCVIIAITPMGFPYRPETSVQRFSVLHAKRTFHDADNKVRRQESGYFIMPQDRRTYSVKHDVINMTLAQKIGDDCQKEMMCGLPLYNQRWHKTRQNTLWIPASEPLLGSVPAVKVISKKQVSPSKIRYELQLSGPDHMALFIQPLNGAIMKDWSFHQAPLRLSFQPPYFIYFSWGVNGDPLKFWLELEKPKGDFKTPTFELGLGGHWTHHKEMLTPDFEKFLDSFPKYVDATAWPASYETWIY; from the exons ATGAGCAGCGACGCAGAGGAGAAAGAAGCGCAG ATACAGTTTTCAGTTCAGTTACTGTTCGATCAGTTGAGCGCGTTGCGGCCAAGCGAAAGGTTGCCTCCAATTGAAGCAGTGCAACCAGTTAGTGGTACGATGAGTGTCAGTGGCAGCGACAAGAGCGTGCGGCGACGCGTCATAACGCCGACCAGTGATCCTCACAACACAGATCCTCTGTTGCGGCAGCGGAATTCGCACCTGTATGAG AATAAACCCAATGGCTGTGAGCGTGCCTTTGTAGAGTACAACAAGATCAAATGGTTTTGGGCACCGGCCTTCTTTGggttctggctgctgctgtacgTGGCCATCTCTATTCCGGCCTGCCATCGGCTACCGCGCCCGCTGAGCATCAAGGATGAGGCCAAGTATCCGGATCGCTTCATTGCCGAGCGGGCGGAGCTCAATCTGCAGCATCTGGTGGCGCTGGGACCCCGTGTCGTGGGCAGTAAGGAGAACGAGATGGGGGCCGTGAAGGTCCTGTCCGGCAGCGTGCAGAAGATCCGTTCGGGACTGGGCTCCGCCAACGACATCGAGGTGGATGTGCAGGTGGCCTCCGGCAGCTACGTCCACTGGACGATGATCAACATGTACCAGAGCATCCAGAACATTGTGGTTAAGGTCAGTCCCAAGGGAACCAACAGCACCACCTATCTGCTGGTCAACAGCCACTACGATTCGGTGCCGGGTGGACCAGGCGCAGGCGACGACGGTTCCATGGTGGCCACTATGATGGAGACCCTGCGAGTATTGGCCCAGTCCAAGCAGGCCCTCAAGCACcctgttgtttttctgttcaACGGAGCCGAGGAGAATCCACTCCAGGCCTCGCACGCCTTCATCACCCAGCACAAGTGGGCCAAAAACTGCAA GGCTCTCATCAATCTGGACTCTGCCGGCAACGGCGGTCGGGAGATCCTCTTCCAGTCGGGCCCCAACCATCCCTGGCTTATGAAGAGCTATCGTCGCGCCATCAAGCACCCGTACGCCTCCACCATGGCCGAGGAGATGTtccaaaacaattttattcCCTCTGACACGGACTTCCGCATCTTCCGCGACCACGGCGCAGTGCCCGGCCTAGATATGGCTTACCAGTACAACGGTTATGTGTATCACACCCGCTTTGACCGCCCGGAGATCTTCCCCCGCGGCAGCTTCCAGAATACTGGCGACAACCTGCTGGCCCTAGTTCGGGAGATTGCCAACTCCCAGGAGCTGGAGGACACCTCG AAACACGCCGAGGGCCACACCGTCTACTTCGATGTGATGGGCTGGTTCCTGGTCTTCTACACCGAGACGGAGGGCATCATATTGAACGTGATTGTGTCGCTAGTGGCCATTGGAACCTGTTTGTATGCCTTCAAGCTGATGGCCTCCAACTCGGGCATCAAGCTGGAGAAGATCTTCAAACGGGTGATGCACACCTTCGTGGTCCAGCTCTTTGCTGTGATTACCGCCGTCACGCTGACCGTATTCCTTGGATGGTTCATGGATCTGGTGCACCTGCCGATGTCCTGGTTCACGCACTCATGGCTCATCCTCGGGCTCTACTTCACCACCTTCATCTTTGGCCTGGCCATAGTGCCTGCCCTGTACTATCACTACACCCAGCAT GACAAACTGCCCATTGGACAGCGGGTCCAGATGCTGCTGCACTGTCACTGCCTCTTCCTGGCCATCTTCACCATAGTGCTAACCATCTGCGGCGTACGATCAGTTTTCGTCCTGATGCTGTCCTGTTTGTTCTACACAATGGCCCTCATCATTAATCTGGCCACCAAGCTGCACAGCAAAG ATGTGGCCTGGGTTATTCCACACATCATATGCGGAGTGCCTCCATTTGTGTTTTTCGCCTACTTCTCGCACGGATTCTTCCTCACCTTCATTCCCATGTTCGGCCGCTTTGGAGAGAATGTTAACCCGGACCTGGTGGTTGCCGTCTTCAGCATTGCCGTGGGTCTCCTCACCTGCGGCTTCATTGTGCCCGTACTGCATCTGTTCCGCAAGTCGAAGACCATTATTTGCGCCCTCCTGGCCATCACGTTCGTTTGCGTGATCATTGCAATAACGCCAATGGGATTCCCCTACCGACCCGAGACAAGTGTTCAGCGATTCTCCGTGCTG CATGCCAAGCGGACCTTCCATGATGCCGATAACAAAGTGCGTCGCCAGGAATCGGGCTACTTCATCATGCCCCAAGATAGACGTACCTACTCCGTCAAAC ATGATGTCATTAATATGACACTGGCCCAGAAAATCGGCGACGATTGCCAGAAGGAGATGATGTGCGGTCTGCCCTTGTACAACCAGCGCTGGCACAAGACTAG ACAGAACACCTTGTGGATACCTGCCTCCGAGCCATTGCTGGGCAGTGTGCCGGCCGTCAAAGTGATCAGCAAGAAACAGGTGTCTCCCAGCAAGATTCGCTACGAACTCCAGTTGAGCGGACCCGATCATATGGCTCTGTTCATTCAGCCCTTGAACGGAGCTATCATGAAGGACTGGTCCTTCCATCAG GCTCCACTGCGACTAAGCTTTCAGCCTCCTTACTTTATCTACTTCTCGTGGGGCGTCAATGGAGATCCCCTTAAATTCTGGCTTGAGCTTGAG AAACCCAAGGGAGACTTCAAAACGCCCACATTTGAGCTGGGCCTGGGCGGCCATTGGACCCATCACAAGGAGATGTTGACGCCAGACTTTGAAAAGTTCCTCGACAGTTTCCCCAAGTATGTGGATGCCACCGCTTGGCCGGCATCTTATGAGACCTGGATCTACTAG
- the LOC4804254 gene encoding endoplasmic reticulum metallopeptidase 1 isoform X1, whose protein sequence is MSSDAEEKEAQIQFSVQLLFDQLSALRPSERLPPIEAVQPVSGTMSVSGSDKSVRRRVITPTSDPHNTDPLLRQRNSHLYEQNKPNGCERAFVEYNKIKWFWAPAFFGFWLLLYVAISIPACHRLPRPLSIKDEAKYPDRFIAERAELNLQHLVALGPRVVGSKENEMGAVKVLSGSVQKIRSGLGSANDIEVDVQVASGSYVHWTMINMYQSIQNIVVKVSPKGTNSTTYLLVNSHYDSVPGGPGAGDDGSMVATMMETLRVLAQSKQALKHPVVFLFNGAEENPLQASHAFITQHKWAKNCKALINLDSAGNGGREILFQSGPNHPWLMKSYRRAIKHPYASTMAEEMFQNNFIPSDTDFRIFRDHGAVPGLDMAYQYNGYVYHTRFDRPEIFPRGSFQNTGDNLLALVREIANSQELEDTSKHAEGHTVYFDVMGWFLVFYTETEGIILNVIVSLVAIGTCLYAFKLMASNSGIKLEKIFKRVMHTFVVQLFAVITAVTLTVFLGWFMDLVHLPMSWFTHSWLILGLYFTTFIFGLAIVPALYYHYTQHDKLPIGQRVQMLLHCHCLFLAIFTIVLTICGVRSVFVLMLSCLFYTMALIINLATKLHSKDVAWVIPHIICGVPPFVFFAYFSHGFFLTFIPMFGRFGENVNPDLVVAVFSIAVGLLTCGFIVPVLHLFRKSKTIICALLAITFVCVIIAITPMGFPYRPETSVQRFSVLHAKRTFHDADNKVRRQESGYFIMPQDRRTYSVKHDVINMTLAQKIGDDCQKEMMCGLPLYNQRWHKTRQNTLWIPASEPLLGSVPAVKVISKKQVSPSKIRYELQLSGPDHMALFIQPLNGAIMKDWSFHQAPLRLSFQPPYFIYFSWGVNGDPLKFWLELEKPKGDFKTPTFELGLGGHWTHHKEMLTPDFEKFLDSFPKYVDATAWPASYETWIY, encoded by the exons ATGAGCAGCGACGCAGAGGAGAAAGAAGCGCAG ATACAGTTTTCAGTTCAGTTACTGTTCGATCAGTTGAGCGCGTTGCGGCCAAGCGAAAGGTTGCCTCCAATTGAAGCAGTGCAACCAGTTAGTGGTACGATGAGTGTCAGTGGCAGCGACAAGAGCGTGCGGCGACGCGTCATAACGCCGACCAGTGATCCTCACAACACAGATCCTCTGTTGCGGCAGCGGAATTCGCACCTGTATGAG CAGAATAAACCCAATGGCTGTGAGCGTGCCTTTGTAGAGTACAACAAGATCAAATGGTTTTGGGCACCGGCCTTCTTTGggttctggctgctgctgtacgTGGCCATCTCTATTCCGGCCTGCCATCGGCTACCGCGCCCGCTGAGCATCAAGGATGAGGCCAAGTATCCGGATCGCTTCATTGCCGAGCGGGCGGAGCTCAATCTGCAGCATCTGGTGGCGCTGGGACCCCGTGTCGTGGGCAGTAAGGAGAACGAGATGGGGGCCGTGAAGGTCCTGTCCGGCAGCGTGCAGAAGATCCGTTCGGGACTGGGCTCCGCCAACGACATCGAGGTGGATGTGCAGGTGGCCTCCGGCAGCTACGTCCACTGGACGATGATCAACATGTACCAGAGCATCCAGAACATTGTGGTTAAGGTCAGTCCCAAGGGAACCAACAGCACCACCTATCTGCTGGTCAACAGCCACTACGATTCGGTGCCGGGTGGACCAGGCGCAGGCGACGACGGTTCCATGGTGGCCACTATGATGGAGACCCTGCGAGTATTGGCCCAGTCCAAGCAGGCCCTCAAGCACcctgttgtttttctgttcaACGGAGCCGAGGAGAATCCACTCCAGGCCTCGCACGCCTTCATCACCCAGCACAAGTGGGCCAAAAACTGCAA GGCTCTCATCAATCTGGACTCTGCCGGCAACGGCGGTCGGGAGATCCTCTTCCAGTCGGGCCCCAACCATCCCTGGCTTATGAAGAGCTATCGTCGCGCCATCAAGCACCCGTACGCCTCCACCATGGCCGAGGAGATGTtccaaaacaattttattcCCTCTGACACGGACTTCCGCATCTTCCGCGACCACGGCGCAGTGCCCGGCCTAGATATGGCTTACCAGTACAACGGTTATGTGTATCACACCCGCTTTGACCGCCCGGAGATCTTCCCCCGCGGCAGCTTCCAGAATACTGGCGACAACCTGCTGGCCCTAGTTCGGGAGATTGCCAACTCCCAGGAGCTGGAGGACACCTCG AAACACGCCGAGGGCCACACCGTCTACTTCGATGTGATGGGCTGGTTCCTGGTCTTCTACACCGAGACGGAGGGCATCATATTGAACGTGATTGTGTCGCTAGTGGCCATTGGAACCTGTTTGTATGCCTTCAAGCTGATGGCCTCCAACTCGGGCATCAAGCTGGAGAAGATCTTCAAACGGGTGATGCACACCTTCGTGGTCCAGCTCTTTGCTGTGATTACCGCCGTCACGCTGACCGTATTCCTTGGATGGTTCATGGATCTGGTGCACCTGCCGATGTCCTGGTTCACGCACTCATGGCTCATCCTCGGGCTCTACTTCACCACCTTCATCTTTGGCCTGGCCATAGTGCCTGCCCTGTACTATCACTACACCCAGCAT GACAAACTGCCCATTGGACAGCGGGTCCAGATGCTGCTGCACTGTCACTGCCTCTTCCTGGCCATCTTCACCATAGTGCTAACCATCTGCGGCGTACGATCAGTTTTCGTCCTGATGCTGTCCTGTTTGTTCTACACAATGGCCCTCATCATTAATCTGGCCACCAAGCTGCACAGCAAAG ATGTGGCCTGGGTTATTCCACACATCATATGCGGAGTGCCTCCATTTGTGTTTTTCGCCTACTTCTCGCACGGATTCTTCCTCACCTTCATTCCCATGTTCGGCCGCTTTGGAGAGAATGTTAACCCGGACCTGGTGGTTGCCGTCTTCAGCATTGCCGTGGGTCTCCTCACCTGCGGCTTCATTGTGCCCGTACTGCATCTGTTCCGCAAGTCGAAGACCATTATTTGCGCCCTCCTGGCCATCACGTTCGTTTGCGTGATCATTGCAATAACGCCAATGGGATTCCCCTACCGACCCGAGACAAGTGTTCAGCGATTCTCCGTGCTG CATGCCAAGCGGACCTTCCATGATGCCGATAACAAAGTGCGTCGCCAGGAATCGGGCTACTTCATCATGCCCCAAGATAGACGTACCTACTCCGTCAAAC ATGATGTCATTAATATGACACTGGCCCAGAAAATCGGCGACGATTGCCAGAAGGAGATGATGTGCGGTCTGCCCTTGTACAACCAGCGCTGGCACAAGACTAG ACAGAACACCTTGTGGATACCTGCCTCCGAGCCATTGCTGGGCAGTGTGCCGGCCGTCAAAGTGATCAGCAAGAAACAGGTGTCTCCCAGCAAGATTCGCTACGAACTCCAGTTGAGCGGACCCGATCATATGGCTCTGTTCATTCAGCCCTTGAACGGAGCTATCATGAAGGACTGGTCCTTCCATCAG GCTCCACTGCGACTAAGCTTTCAGCCTCCTTACTTTATCTACTTCTCGTGGGGCGTCAATGGAGATCCCCTTAAATTCTGGCTTGAGCTTGAG AAACCCAAGGGAGACTTCAAAACGCCCACATTTGAGCTGGGCCTGGGCGGCCATTGGACCCATCACAAGGAGATGTTGACGCCAGACTTTGAAAAGTTCCTCGACAGTTTCCCCAAGTATGTGGATGCCACCGCTTGGCCGGCATCTTATGAGACCTGGATCTACTAG
- the LOC4804254 gene encoding endoplasmic reticulum metallopeptidase 1 isoform X3, producing the protein MSSDAEEKEAQFSVQLLFDQLSALRPSERLPPIEAVQPVSGTMSVSGSDKSVRRRVITPTSDPHNTDPLLRQRNSHLYEQNKPNGCERAFVEYNKIKWFWAPAFFGFWLLLYVAISIPACHRLPRPLSIKDEAKYPDRFIAERAELNLQHLVALGPRVVGSKENEMGAVKVLSGSVQKIRSGLGSANDIEVDVQVASGSYVHWTMINMYQSIQNIVVKVSPKGTNSTTYLLVNSHYDSVPGGPGAGDDGSMVATMMETLRVLAQSKQALKHPVVFLFNGAEENPLQASHAFITQHKWAKNCKALINLDSAGNGGREILFQSGPNHPWLMKSYRRAIKHPYASTMAEEMFQNNFIPSDTDFRIFRDHGAVPGLDMAYQYNGYVYHTRFDRPEIFPRGSFQNTGDNLLALVREIANSQELEDTSKHAEGHTVYFDVMGWFLVFYTETEGIILNVIVSLVAIGTCLYAFKLMASNSGIKLEKIFKRVMHTFVVQLFAVITAVTLTVFLGWFMDLVHLPMSWFTHSWLILGLYFTTFIFGLAIVPALYYHYTQHDKLPIGQRVQMLLHCHCLFLAIFTIVLTICGVRSVFVLMLSCLFYTMALIINLATKLHSKDVAWVIPHIICGVPPFVFFAYFSHGFFLTFIPMFGRFGENVNPDLVVAVFSIAVGLLTCGFIVPVLHLFRKSKTIICALLAITFVCVIIAITPMGFPYRPETSVQRFSVLHAKRTFHDADNKVRRQESGYFIMPQDRRTYSVKHDVINMTLAQKIGDDCQKEMMCGLPLYNQRWHKTRQNTLWIPASEPLLGSVPAVKVISKKQVSPSKIRYELQLSGPDHMALFIQPLNGAIMKDWSFHQAPLRLSFQPPYFIYFSWGVNGDPLKFWLELEKPKGDFKTPTFELGLGGHWTHHKEMLTPDFEKFLDSFPKYVDATAWPASYETWIY; encoded by the exons ATGAGCAGCGACGCAGAGGAGAAAGAAGCGCAG TTTTCAGTTCAGTTACTGTTCGATCAGTTGAGCGCGTTGCGGCCAAGCGAAAGGTTGCCTCCAATTGAAGCAGTGCAACCAGTTAGTGGTACGATGAGTGTCAGTGGCAGCGACAAGAGCGTGCGGCGACGCGTCATAACGCCGACCAGTGATCCTCACAACACAGATCCTCTGTTGCGGCAGCGGAATTCGCACCTGTATGAG CAGAATAAACCCAATGGCTGTGAGCGTGCCTTTGTAGAGTACAACAAGATCAAATGGTTTTGGGCACCGGCCTTCTTTGggttctggctgctgctgtacgTGGCCATCTCTATTCCGGCCTGCCATCGGCTACCGCGCCCGCTGAGCATCAAGGATGAGGCCAAGTATCCGGATCGCTTCATTGCCGAGCGGGCGGAGCTCAATCTGCAGCATCTGGTGGCGCTGGGACCCCGTGTCGTGGGCAGTAAGGAGAACGAGATGGGGGCCGTGAAGGTCCTGTCCGGCAGCGTGCAGAAGATCCGTTCGGGACTGGGCTCCGCCAACGACATCGAGGTGGATGTGCAGGTGGCCTCCGGCAGCTACGTCCACTGGACGATGATCAACATGTACCAGAGCATCCAGAACATTGTGGTTAAGGTCAGTCCCAAGGGAACCAACAGCACCACCTATCTGCTGGTCAACAGCCACTACGATTCGGTGCCGGGTGGACCAGGCGCAGGCGACGACGGTTCCATGGTGGCCACTATGATGGAGACCCTGCGAGTATTGGCCCAGTCCAAGCAGGCCCTCAAGCACcctgttgtttttctgttcaACGGAGCCGAGGAGAATCCACTCCAGGCCTCGCACGCCTTCATCACCCAGCACAAGTGGGCCAAAAACTGCAA GGCTCTCATCAATCTGGACTCTGCCGGCAACGGCGGTCGGGAGATCCTCTTCCAGTCGGGCCCCAACCATCCCTGGCTTATGAAGAGCTATCGTCGCGCCATCAAGCACCCGTACGCCTCCACCATGGCCGAGGAGATGTtccaaaacaattttattcCCTCTGACACGGACTTCCGCATCTTCCGCGACCACGGCGCAGTGCCCGGCCTAGATATGGCTTACCAGTACAACGGTTATGTGTATCACACCCGCTTTGACCGCCCGGAGATCTTCCCCCGCGGCAGCTTCCAGAATACTGGCGACAACCTGCTGGCCCTAGTTCGGGAGATTGCCAACTCCCAGGAGCTGGAGGACACCTCG AAACACGCCGAGGGCCACACCGTCTACTTCGATGTGATGGGCTGGTTCCTGGTCTTCTACACCGAGACGGAGGGCATCATATTGAACGTGATTGTGTCGCTAGTGGCCATTGGAACCTGTTTGTATGCCTTCAAGCTGATGGCCTCCAACTCGGGCATCAAGCTGGAGAAGATCTTCAAACGGGTGATGCACACCTTCGTGGTCCAGCTCTTTGCTGTGATTACCGCCGTCACGCTGACCGTATTCCTTGGATGGTTCATGGATCTGGTGCACCTGCCGATGTCCTGGTTCACGCACTCATGGCTCATCCTCGGGCTCTACTTCACCACCTTCATCTTTGGCCTGGCCATAGTGCCTGCCCTGTACTATCACTACACCCAGCAT GACAAACTGCCCATTGGACAGCGGGTCCAGATGCTGCTGCACTGTCACTGCCTCTTCCTGGCCATCTTCACCATAGTGCTAACCATCTGCGGCGTACGATCAGTTTTCGTCCTGATGCTGTCCTGTTTGTTCTACACAATGGCCCTCATCATTAATCTGGCCACCAAGCTGCACAGCAAAG ATGTGGCCTGGGTTATTCCACACATCATATGCGGAGTGCCTCCATTTGTGTTTTTCGCCTACTTCTCGCACGGATTCTTCCTCACCTTCATTCCCATGTTCGGCCGCTTTGGAGAGAATGTTAACCCGGACCTGGTGGTTGCCGTCTTCAGCATTGCCGTGGGTCTCCTCACCTGCGGCTTCATTGTGCCCGTACTGCATCTGTTCCGCAAGTCGAAGACCATTATTTGCGCCCTCCTGGCCATCACGTTCGTTTGCGTGATCATTGCAATAACGCCAATGGGATTCCCCTACCGACCCGAGACAAGTGTTCAGCGATTCTCCGTGCTG CATGCCAAGCGGACCTTCCATGATGCCGATAACAAAGTGCGTCGCCAGGAATCGGGCTACTTCATCATGCCCCAAGATAGACGTACCTACTCCGTCAAAC ATGATGTCATTAATATGACACTGGCCCAGAAAATCGGCGACGATTGCCAGAAGGAGATGATGTGCGGTCTGCCCTTGTACAACCAGCGCTGGCACAAGACTAG ACAGAACACCTTGTGGATACCTGCCTCCGAGCCATTGCTGGGCAGTGTGCCGGCCGTCAAAGTGATCAGCAAGAAACAGGTGTCTCCCAGCAAGATTCGCTACGAACTCCAGTTGAGCGGACCCGATCATATGGCTCTGTTCATTCAGCCCTTGAACGGAGCTATCATGAAGGACTGGTCCTTCCATCAG GCTCCACTGCGACTAAGCTTTCAGCCTCCTTACTTTATCTACTTCTCGTGGGGCGTCAATGGAGATCCCCTTAAATTCTGGCTTGAGCTTGAG AAACCCAAGGGAGACTTCAAAACGCCCACATTTGAGCTGGGCCTGGGCGGCCATTGGACCCATCACAAGGAGATGTTGACGCCAGACTTTGAAAAGTTCCTCGACAGTTTCCCCAAGTATGTGGATGCCACCGCTTGGCCGGCATCTTATGAGACCTGGATCTACTAG